In the genome of Streptomyces sp. Q6, the window CGGGCGATGTGGCGGACGCGCGCAGCGCGGGCGCGCTCGTGCACCAGGCGACGGCCGCGCTCGCGGCGGTACCGGTACCGGTGCCGTGCGAGTCCCGCGCCCTGCCCGCGGCGCAACCGCTGACGGTGCGAGAACTCGCCGTTCTGCGGCAGCTCGACGGGGAGGTCCCGCTGCGGCAGATCGCCGACGGCCTCTACGTCTCGTACAACACGGTCAAGAGCCACACGCGCGCCGTGTACCGCAAGCTGGGCGCCCGCTCGCGGGCCGAAGCGGTCAGCAGGGCACGGGAGTTGGGGCTGGTGTAGCGGATTCTCGGGCCGAGCGGAGCCCGCTCACAGGAGCTGGAGTTCGCGGGCGCGGCGGACGGCGGCCGAACGGCGCGACACGGCGAGCTTGCGGTAGACGCTCTTGAGGTGGGTCTTCACCGTGTTGACGGAGAGATAGAGCTCCTCCGCGATCTCCTCGGTGGTCATCATCTGCGCGAGCCGGTTCAGCACATCGCGTTCGCGCGCGCTCAGCCGCTCGGCGGGGACCGGCGGCCGCGCGGCCGGTTCCGGAGCGGCGGCCGCCGGTCGTGGCCGCGCGGGGGTCAGCAGTCCGGAGCAGGTGGGGACGACCGTCCGCTGCACGGTGCGGGGCAGCCGTGACACGGCCACCACGTCCGCGACGGACCCGTGGCCCCTGCCACCGGACTCCACCATGGCCGCCAGCCGCGTGACCAGCGCGCCCATCTCCAGGACGAACGTGTCGGGCGCACGGCTCGCCACGTTCGCGCCCGCGTCGACCTCCTGCCGGGCCCGGCGGACGTCGCCGCGCGCCATCGCGACCCAGGCGCGCACCAGATGCAGCGTGCCGCGGTGCGGGTCGCCCGCGGACCAGGCGGGCAGTGGTGGCTGGGTGGCCAGCGAGGCCAGTTCGTCCGCGGCACGGAAGCGGCCGCGCAGCGCCTCCAGGAGCGCGAGTTCGACCAGGCAGTCGCGGCGCAGCGATCCGTTCCCGGCCGCGCTCGCCGCTTTCAGGCCGCCGGTGAGCGAGGTCTGGGCGGCTTTGAGGCTGCCGGAACGCAGTTCGCCGCTGCCCCGCACGGCCAGTGTCAGCGCGGAGAGTTCCGGCCGCTCCGCGAGTGCCGTGTGCGACAGGTGCGGTCCGGCCGACTCCGCTTCGGCGGCGGCGGCCTGGGCCTTCCTCGGGTCGCGGCAGCGCAGCCGCTCCATGCGGATCACGGCGTGCGCGAGGCGGCAGCGCGCCCCGCGCGTGCTCTCGCCCGGCGGCAGTTGGTCGAGCAGGAGCGCGGACCGCTCCAGGTGCCGGACGCACGCCTGGTCGTCGCGGCGCGTGCGGGCGACGGCCGCCGCGAGCAGGACCGGTTCGGGCTCGTCGGCCGTCAGTTCCTGGGGCACCTGGCGGAAGAGTTCGGCGGGCAGCCTGCCCCGGGCGAGGCCGAGGACGTGCCCGATGGCCAGGCCGTGGACGACCAGCCGGGCCGTCTCGTCCCAGTCGCCGGCCGCCAGCAGATGCCGTACGGCGTCGGCGAGCAGTCCGTGCTCGCCGAGCCAGGCGGCGGCCCGGCGGTGCAGCGGGGCGACGAGTCCCGGCGCCTCGTGCCGCAGGCAGGTGCGCAGCACGTCGGCGAACATCTGGTGGCACCGGTACCAGCCGTGCCCCAGGGGTTGCAGGAAGGAGCTCTCCCGGACGAGGTCGGCGAACAGCCTGCCCCCTCCGTCGCCCGCCAGCTCGGCGGCCAGTTCGGCATTGATACGGTCCAACACGCTGGTCTTCAGGAGCAGTTGACGCATCTCGGAGGTCTGGAGGTCCAGTACCTCTTCCACCAGATAGCTGGCGATCGCCTCGTCGTCGCCGGCGAACTGCGCGACGAAGCGGTCGGGGTCGGGCCGCTTCTCCATGGACATCGCGGCGAGCCGCAGGCCCGCGGCCCAGCCGTCCGCGCGCCGGCGCAGGGTGGTCACGGTCTGCTTGGTCACCTCGATGCCGTGCTGGGCGAGGAGCGCGGCCGTCTCCCGGTCGTCGAAGGCGAGATCGGCCGTGCGCACCTCGGTGACCTCGCTGGTGAGGCGCCCTCGGTAGAGGTGCAGGGGCGGGTCGCGGCGGGCGAGCACCATGAGGCGCAGCGACTGCGGGGCGTGCCGCAGGAGGCTGGTGACGCCGTCCGCGACGGGTGAGTTGAGCGCGGGCTGGAAGTCGTCGAGGACCAGGGTGACCGGTTCGCCGTGCCGGTTCAGGCAGCCCGCGAGGGTCGCCACGAGCGGCGGTCCGTCCTCGGCCGTGAGGGGGTCGGGGACCGCCACGCCGGCCGTGCGCAGCGCCTCGAAGACGCGCGTCCAGAACACGCTGGGGTGCTCGGCCCGCCCGTCGCAGGAGACCCAGGCCAGCGGTCCCGGCGGGCGGCGCGTGTGCGCCCATTCCAGGGCGAGGGCCGTCTTGCCCGCGCCGACCGGGCCGACGACCACGGTGAGCGGGCCGCGCACCCCCCTGGTCAGCTGGTCGGTCAGCCGGGGGCGGGGCACGATCCAGTCGGGAAGGGCCAGCATGCTGCCGACCGGTTCCCGGTCCGGGGCGGCGCCCGGGGTGGGGCCTGACCACTCGGCCATCACGTACCTCACTCTCGCAGTGCCGCGGCGCGGCACAGGCAAGTGTGGGGCCGGGAGCGCGTGGCTGGCACATGCCAGGCGCCATCTCACCCGGGTGAAGTTCCGGCGTGAGACGGCGCACTGGAGGGGCTCACGTACGGGCGGCTCGCTCACCGGGGCGGCTGCCGCCTCCGCTCACTTCGTCTGGAGGGCCGCGACCAGTTCCTCCTCCTTGTCCTTGGTGAGCGAGGTGCGGATCACGGTCGGGTTGAACGGGCGTACGGCGTCGCGGACCCGGTCCGGGGTGGAGCGGCGGACGAGGGCGAAGACCGCCGCGCGGCCCGGTTCGAGGGCGCTCGCCGTCTCCTTGACGAAGGCGTCGTTGATGCCGATGTCGGTGAGCTTTCCCGCGACGGCGCCGGTGGCCGCGCCCACCGCGGCGCCGAACACGGGCATCAGGAAGAGGAGTCCGAACAGGGACCCCCACAGCGCGCCGCCCGCGGCGGCGGCACCGGTGGTGCTGTGCGTCTGATGGACGTGGATCTTGCCGTCCATGGTCCGCCAGGCCACCGCGGCGTCATCGAGGTCCAGCAGTTCCTGACGGGACATCTCGCCCGCGAGGCGCAGGACCGCTTCCGCCTTTTCCTTGTCCGAGAATCCGAGTACGACGAGGTCTGCCATCACGTCCTCCTTCGACGGTTGCGTGGTGCCGGGTCCGCCGCGGAGGGCGGCCCGGCGGGCTCGCCGAGGCGTTCGGCCGCCGCGGCGAGTTCGGCGGCGATGGGTTCCAGGGCCTCCTCGGTGAGGAAGCCCTCCGCGACGGGCACTCCACCGGCGTCGCGGACCGCTGTGCGCAGGTGTTTCGCCCATACGTGCTCGAGCAGGATGAAGGCCGCCGACGTGTCGGGGTCGAGGGAGTCGGCCATCTCCCGGATCTCGGACATGGTCAGTCCGAACGCGTTGCCCTCGGCCAGGCTCGGGAACTCCTCCTCCGCGCCCCGCAGCCGCTCCCTGGAGATGCCGAGCAGGGCGGCGACCGTCTCCCCCATGCCCTCCTCCTGGACGTCGAGGGTGAACAGCCCGCCACCGGACTCCTTGCTGACGAAGAGCATGTCGAGCACCCGGATCTGGCCGTTGGCCTCGAGGATCGCCAGCTCCTCGATGATGCGCCCCTCGAACTTGGCGTCGGGCCCGAACTCGATCGTCAGCAGCTGCACCGGTCCGATGCCTGTCATGGTGCCTCCTTCCGGCGGAACCTCCACCGTCACGACCGTCATCACAGCGTCGGCGAGCGGTACGGCGCGTCACCCGCCGCAGGTGAGCACGGCACGCCGCCGGCCCGGCGAACCTGACCGGCGGAGGTGCGACGCCATGAGCGACGGACAGACACCGGGCCCCGGCGACGGGGTGCCCGCACCACAGCCCGGCACCGAGGCGGAACTGGAGCGGCTGCGCGCCGAGGTCGAGTTGCTGCGTGACCGGGCCGGCACCGAACGGCGGCGCCGTGCCCGCACGTTCGTCGTCCGGCGCACGATCGCGGCGGTCCTGATCGCCCTGGTCGCGGTGCTCGCGGTGACGTCCGTGGTGGGCCTGTGGGGTTCGCGGACGACGTTGGACACGGACCGGTGGATCGCCACGGTGGGCCCGCTGCCGGAGGACCCCGAGGTGAACGCCGCCGTGTCCACGTACCTGTCGAACGAGATCTTCGACCAACTCGACGTGGAGCAGCGGCTGTCCGAGTCGCTGCCGCCCCGGGCCGCGTTCCTCGCGGCCCCGGTCACCGGCGCCGTGCACGACTATCTGCGCGACTCGATCTCCCGGTTGATCGCCACGGACCGGTTCCAGGAGCTGTGGCGGGCGACGAACCGGTTCGCCCACGCCCGCATCATCGCCGTACTGGAGAAGCGGAACGAGAACGTGCGGGTGCGGGGCGACACGGTCACGCTGAATCTGCTGCCCATGGTCAACAACCTGCTGGGGTCCCTGGAGGACCGGTTGCCGTCCCTGTTCGACAAGAAGCTGGATCTGCCGGCCCTGTCGTCCGGGGAGATCCCGCCCGGTCTGCACGAGCGGATCGAGAAGGCGCTCGGGGTGTCGCTGCCCGAGGACTTCGCGCAGATCCGGCTCTACAACCGGCACGAGCTGGGCCAGTTGCAGGAAGCCGTCCTGCTGTTCAAGCGGGCGGTCGTGGGCCTGTTGATCGCCGTGCCCGTGCTGCTCGCCGTCTCGCTGTGGGTCTCGCCGAACCGGCGGCGCACCCTGCTCCAGCTCGGCCTGTGGCTGGTCGTGACGGTCACCGTCCTGACAGCGGTGCTGCGGGCCGTACGGGACCAGTTGCTCGGCCAGATGCCGCAGGGCGTCTACCGCGACGGGCTGCGCGCGGCGCTGTGGACCGTGTTCACGACGCTGCGCGAGCGGGGCGACCAACTGCTGTGGCTCGGCATCGGGATCGCCCTGCTCGCTTATCTGGTGGGCCCGGGGCGGCTGCCGGTCGCGCTGCGCGGGTACGCCGGCCGGGGCGCCCGCGCCACGGGCCGCTCCCTGTCGAAGGCGGGCGAACGCGTCGGCAAGCACCGCACGGGCACGTCCGTACGGCCGTGGCTCGCCCGGCACGCGGACGCGCTGCGGGTCGGCGGCGCCGTCGTCGCGGCGCTGATCTCGATCCTGCTGTCGTCGTGGACCGGCCTGCTCGTCGTCGGCGTCCTGCTGGCGGCGTACGAGATCGGCGTGACGCTCGGGGCCCGTACGGGGAGCTCACCCCCGGCAGGTGAGGCGGACCCGCGGGGCGCCGCCGAGACTGGCGCCCCGGGCTGACCGAAGGCGTACTGGCGTACGGGGTACTGGGAGGAATCACATGAAGACGCAATCGCGCGTCGGGCCGACCGGCGATGGGAGCGGGCGCGCACAGCTGTGGGGTCCGTACCTGAGCGAGCGGCAGTGGGGCACGGTGCGCGAGGACTACAGCCCGGGCGGCGACGCGTGGTCGTACTTCCCGCACGACCACGCGCGTTCGCGCGCCTACCGGTGGGGCGAGGACGGCCTCGGCGGTCTGTGCGACGAGAAGCAGCGCCTGTGCCTGGCCGTCGCCCTGTGGAACGGCCGCGACCCGATCCTCAAGGAGCGCGCCTTCGGTCTGACGAACGGGGAGGGCAACCACGGCGAGGACGTCAAGGAGTACTACTTCTACCTCGACAGCACGCCGAGCCACTCCTTTCTGAAGTACCTGTACAAGTATCCGCAGGCGGAGTACCCGTACGCGGAGCTGGTGGCGGTCAACGGGGCGCGGACACGGCAGGAGTTCGAGTACGAGCTCCTGGACACCGGGGTCTTCGACGACGAACGGTACTTCGACGTGACGGTGGAGTACGCCAAGGCGGACCACGACGACATCCTGATGCGGATCACCGTCGCCAACCGGGGCCCGGACGAGGCGACCCTGCACGTGCTGCCCACGCTGTGGTTCCGCAACACATGGTCCTGGGGCGAGCACCCCGAGGAGAATCCGCGGCCCTCGCTGCGGGCGGCCGAGGGCCCGCGCTCCACCCGCACCGTGCGCGCCGACCATCCGGAGCTCGGCAGCTACGACCTG includes:
- a CDS encoding DUF1269 domain-containing protein, with translation MADLVVLGFSDKEKAEAVLRLAGEMSRQELLDLDDAAVAWRTMDGKIHVHQTHSTTGAAAAGGALWGSLFGLLFLMPVFGAAVGAATGAVAGKLTDIGINDAFVKETASALEPGRAAVFALVRRSTPDRVRDAVRPFNPTVIRTSLTKDKEEELVAALQTK
- a CDS encoding LuxR C-terminal-related transcriptional regulator translates to MAEWSGPTPGAAPDREPVGSMLALPDWIVPRPRLTDQLTRGVRGPLTVVVGPVGAGKTALALEWAHTRRPPGPLAWVSCDGRAEHPSVFWTRVFEALRTAGVAVPDPLTAEDGPPLVATLAGCLNRHGEPVTLVLDDFQPALNSPVADGVTSLLRHAPQSLRLMVLARRDPPLHLYRGRLTSEVTEVRTADLAFDDRETAALLAQHGIEVTKQTVTTLRRRADGWAAGLRLAAMSMEKRPDPDRFVAQFAGDDEAIASYLVEEVLDLQTSEMRQLLLKTSVLDRINAELAAELAGDGGGRLFADLVRESSFLQPLGHGWYRCHQMFADVLRTCLRHEAPGLVAPLHRRAAAWLGEHGLLADAVRHLLAAGDWDETARLVVHGLAIGHVLGLARGRLPAELFRQVPQELTADEPEPVLLAAAVARTRRDDQACVRHLERSALLLDQLPPGESTRGARCRLAHAVIRMERLRCRDPRKAQAAAAEAESAGPHLSHTALAERPELSALTLAVRGSGELRSGSLKAAQTSLTGGLKAASAAGNGSLRRDCLVELALLEALRGRFRAADELASLATQPPLPAWSAGDPHRGTLHLVRAWVAMARGDVRRARQEVDAGANVASRAPDTFVLEMGALVTRLAAMVESGGRGHGSVADVVAVSRLPRTVQRTVVPTCSGLLTPARPRPAAAAPEPAARPPVPAERLSARERDVLNRLAQMMTTEEIAEELYLSVNTVKTHLKSVYRKLAVSRRSAAVRRARELQLL
- a CDS encoding response regulator transcription factor codes for the protein MFAPPCPRTADDVASTARVSVLHGRLWSLAHDGAAADEAVTACLVWVAGVLVDVAGDVADARSAGALVHQATAALAAVPVPVPCESRALPAAQPLTVRELAVLRQLDGEVPLRQIADGLYVSYNTVKSHTRAVYRKLGARSRAEAVSRARELGLV
- a CDS encoding DUF1269 domain-containing protein, which gives rise to MTGIGPVQLLTIEFGPDAKFEGRIIEELAILEANGQIRVLDMLFVSKESGGGLFTLDVQEEGMGETVAALLGISRERLRGAEEEFPSLAEGNAFGLTMSEIREMADSLDPDTSAAFILLEHVWAKHLRTAVRDAGGVPVAEGFLTEEALEPIAAELAAAAERLGEPAGPPSAADPAPRNRRRRT